From Methanomicrobia archaeon:
AGCAGCTCCTCGCTCAACTCCCTCTTCCATGCACCGCCCCAGCCGGAGGAATTCAACGAGCCACCATGCTCGTGCATTTCCTTTACCTTTGTTACAATCCGCTCCTCGACGTCCAGGGGCTGCTTCGCACCCAGGTAAAAGGTGTCCTGCATCTCACGCGCCGGATGGTCCTGAGGCACGAAGAGCGCATCGAAGTTCCAGAACGCGCTCTGGATCAGATCACCCTTGATCTCCGTGAAACCCATCTCCGTGAAGATCCGCCGCATCATGTCCAGAATTCGCTGATAGGGATGGATCTTCGCCGGGAATTCCCGCTTCGACGGGAGATGCACGTCGTAGGTCTTGAACGTCCGCCCTCGCCATGTACCCGTGCGTAACAGCTCGGGCGTGAGTTGCGACAACTCATCCTCGATCGAGATGCCGCCATCAACGAGCGAGTGGCCTGATTCAGTAAGTGCTATGGTTCGCTCGACTTGTACGGTGGACACTAACAAGTTCCTCTTCTTCATCAACTCGCCCAAAACACGATTGAGCGATTTATCAGCTATTCCCGTGACGTTCTCCTTTACTCGATCTAGCAGGATACTTTCTTCCAGTTCCTTAGCATCATGAAGGATGCGCAATAACTCTTCGTCAACATTAGATTCCCAGAGGGTGGTCCCGGTTGGTACTAATAGCTTCTCGCCGTCTTTAGCTTCGAAGCGCGCCCACCCTTTTCGTAATAGCCAATTCGTTGCAATGTTCGCTTCCTTCTCGTCCCTGAACGAGTGCTTGAACTCCTCGAGCGGTAACGGTAACAATTCGAGCCCGCGACGCTCAGGCAGGCCTCTTTCCGCATATTCCCGGCCCTCCTCCGTTAAGTGCTGAATAAGCTTTCTTATTCCTTTTATCTCACAGAGCCCCTGCTGCGCCAGCATGAACGCAGCTTGCATCGCGGCGTCCTCGTTGAGACCCGTCTCCGCGGCTAAGGCGCTCTGATCCCATGCTCTGCTTCGTTCGCGGTCCAGCGCCAGCAGCACTTTCTTCTCGGTTACCGTGAGTGCTGTAGTCCTCTCAGGTTCTTCGGCCATGCGGTCTGTCTGCTATGCTATGCTCTTGTTAGATACCTGCTCTTTTAAAGCTGTGGGAGATTACGACCCCGCTTGCAGTCTCTGCTTGTAGAGCGCAAGTGCGTTTCGAAGCTCGTCCTCCTTCAAGAGTCCGTGCGGTGTTGGCACCTCGAAGATACGTTTCGGTATACGGATAGTATCCAGCTCGAAGCCCTCTCTGAACTTGAAGTTCATCTTTGCACGGTGGATCTCTCTCCCGAGCGCTTCCAGTTTCTCCGTCGTCCAGCCGTCGATCCCAATAGCGTCCAGCGCCTTCGGGATAACCTCGGGCGTGTAGACCTTTCGGGCGAAGAAGCAGACCACGAGGCTGGAGAGTATCTGCCGCCACTCCTCTTCCTTCAGCAGCTGATCCACCACCTCATCGAGCGTGAACTCCTTGCCCAGCAACTTCTGGTCAAGGTCATAGCCCGCGGAGTCGAGATGGCTGTGCCGTGCACCGGCGAGATTGTTGATATAGCACGCGATACCCGTATGATATTCGGGCATCTCGTTCCCCCCAAAGGCGAGCGCGAACTCCTGACCACCATACACACGCGAAGCGTGCTCCACGCCCTGCGCTAAGTCACGATAGAACTCGTTCGGCATGAGGACAATCCTCTTGATCGCCGTTAAATACGTCTCGGTATCACCCCATGCCAGCTTCAGACCGCCGGTCTGCGCCTCACTGATGAGCCCCCTCTCGTACGCTTCGGTCGCCCATGCGAGCGTCACGCCCGTGCTGAGCGCGTCCAACCCCGCGCGATCCACGAGATCGATCAGCCGCATGTATTCCTCCGCCTTCGTGACCCCGATCATGAAACCAAGCGCGTAGATAGTTTCATTATCATAGGAGAGTGTCGAGGTCTTGTAATAGTAACCCGGCTCGTACATCTCGCGGACTGAAGCCAGATGGATACAGCCCACCGGGCAGTGCGCACAGGATACGCGTCGTGAGAGGTACTTCAGCGCTAGATTTTCACCCGATAACTCCTTCGCCACCGCATCGGGAGCTTGCGCCGAGGTTAAATTCTTATAGGCCATGCCGCCGATCTTGTTCAGATCGTAGATCTTTCCTGCCGTGCCCAGATCATGATACTTCTCCATCGCGTCGGTCTCCACCACCACCTCTTGCAGCTCGTCGTAGATCGCTCGATACGCTTTCAGCTTCTCCTTCGGTATCTCCGCGCTTTTGTCTGCGGAGACCACGAGCGCTTTCAGCTTCTTTGAGCCCATCACCGCACCCAGCCCGAGCCGGCCGAAGTGGCGGTAGGTCTCGGCAACCACGCAGGCATATCGTACCAGCTCTTCACCCGCTCGCCCAATCCGAATGATGGATCTGAGCCCGCTCCCCGGCTCGGCTTCCCGTAAGATCCTGCCCACCGTGTGCGCCTCCACGCCCCAAATAGACGATGCGTTCCGGAAGTGGACGTCGTCGCCGTGGATCGCGAGATAGAGCGGGAGGTCGCTCGCGCCTCTGATGACGATCGCACCATAGCCCGCAAGCTTGATCGAGATCGCGCTTCTGCCGCCACAGTGGCTCTCACCCAAATTCCCGGTCAACGGTGATTTGAACATCGCGACCGTCTTCGAGGCCGAGGGGTACATACCTGAGATCGGGCCCACGGCGAAGATGATCGGATTCTCCGGACTCAGCGGATCGGTCCCGGGCGGGCATTCCTCCTCCAAAAGCTTGATCGCGACGCCCGTGCCGCCCAGATACGCGCTAAACAGCTCTGGCCGCGCACGTACCGCGATGTCCTTCTTCGTCAGATTTATGTACAGTACCTTATTCAGATCTTGCGCTTGCATTTTTCGCTACACCTCAGCTTTCCTCTACATCCACCAGACCGATAACATCATGCACGCAATACTCAGCGCATTTGCCACAGTATTTGCAGACCAGGGGCTTGTTCTTCTCAGTGTCCCAGAAGATCGCACCCAGAATACAGGCATCGACGCAGTAGCCGCACCCGATACACTTATCCTCGTCCAATATGATGCCCCCGCCTTCTCGTTCCCGTAAAGCGTCCGTCGGGCAGACCTTCGCGCATGGCGGGTTCTTGCACGCACGGCAGGCCGTGATCACGAAGCCGCGCTCTATGCCGCCCGCCGAACGCACGCCGATCGCGGACTTGTTCATACCACCGCGCCCCACGCGCCGCGAGCAGGCGAACATGCACTCCATGCAGCCGATGCATTTGTTCTCATCAAGAACCGCTAATTTCTTCACCATCGTTCTAGTTCACTATTCTCAGGCAGCGCAGAAAAAGCTTTGCGAGCCTGCAGCTTACCTGAAGAGGTCTTCCTCACGGGTGAATAGTAATTCGTGAATATCTCGTTCGGCCCGCTCCACCACCAATCCGCGGACGATCGCAATGGGCACGCCCTCCTGAAACTCGCCCATCACCAGATTCGCCGCCGCACAGATCTCGTCGGCGATCGCTTCTTTCGTTATCTGCGCGATCTTACCGAATCGGTCTTCCTCACCCCGTCGATCCACCAGAGCGGGAATACCCGAGATACCGACGCAGATGCCCGTAACACCGTCACGAAATGCACGGCCAAAGGAATCCGCGATTAATACCGCGATCTGTTTCCCGCTCTGCGCCTCGAGCTCACGGCGGAGCCGTCGCGCGCTCTCCTGTGGATCTTCGGGGAGCAGCACGGCCTTACCCGCCTCGACGTTCGACTCGTCTACGCCCGCATTAGCGCAGACAAAGCCGTACTTCGTCTCCACAATGAGATGGTTTCGCATCAATCGCTCGATGATGTTCGACTCCTCAAGAACGAGCTGCACGATCCGCGGGTCTTTCTCCGTTTCACGTGCTATTCGCTCCGCTTCGCTGCTCGCATGCACCGCGGCCAGGTCAACGACGCGCCCCTCACTCTTTGAGACGATCTTTGAGGTGATTACGATGACGTCGCCATCCGCCAAGCCCAGCTGCTGCTCCTGCACCGCATCGAGGAAGAGCTGAGGAAGATCATCACCTTCAGTGATCTCCGGCAGTCCCTGGATACCGATGATCTCCAGACGGCTCCCGGGAACGAACTTTCTGCTGCTCATCCCATTCTCTTTCCACCCCTGCAGATAAAAAGGGTGGTACCTTTAACTTGACCCGGGCTCAAAAAAAAAGAGTGGGATACGATAAAACGATACGCGATGAAGAAAGAGCTGATGGATATCCTCGCCTGTCCTGCCTGCAAGGGCGATTTGGAGCTGAGCATTCAGGCGGAAGACGAACAGAACGAGGTAGTGACGGGGAGTCTGTATTGCCGGCAGTGCGATGCGCGCTATCCGATAGAGGACGGGATTCCGAACCTCCTGCTACCGAAAGAAAAACGAACCTGACTGACGAGTACGCCGTTGATCGAGCCGTTTTCGACGCGGCGTGAGTGCGAGGAAAAGAGGAGCGAGCGCATGGGAAGAGAAAGGAGCACGGAACAACGCATACAGCAGAAGATATACTTGAGCAGGAAGGGTCTGAATTCGCTCGAATTCGAGCATGAAGTGCTGAGGATACCGCTGAAGGCGGGCGAGGAGACGAGTTTCGAAATCATTGTGATCAATCGCGGTGAACCAACACACGTACATTTTTCGCTGAGCCCGCGGATTCGGGACAAGCTCATGATCATGCAGGATAAGGTCTACGTCATCGAGACCGAGAAGGTAGCAGCAATGCTACGTCTGCCGAAGAGCTACGCGGGCGTCACCGACGAGTCCACCCGGGGCGATATCTTCGTGAGCTCGGGCTACGGCGCGTCCAAGCGCGCATTTAGTGTCGAGATCGTCGAATCGGAGGAGCTTAGCGCGCGTACGGAGCATGCGGACCGTGAGGCGCCGATCCCTGCGGCCTCATCGGTCGCGGAAAAGAAGGAGATTGTATTGACCGCAGACGAGCGTGAGTTCCTGTCTCGATTGGTCATCTCCGCCACGGTCATCACTATCATCTTCGTTCTGGTCGTCTTGATGCTGTACGTGGGCCTGTTCAGTAATTCGCCTGGAGCGCTCTTCGTTAGCGCGCTTATCGCCGCATTGCTCTTCCTGTTCCTCGTGCTTTACAACCTGTAGCCCGGCGGTGAGCTGAGACGAAAAGGTTTATCACCGACTGCACGGGTAAGTTGTTCATAGAAGCGTGCATCTTTTTATTCATTTCATACATCTGAGAAGCGTGGAGCAGAAGGGAGCTCGTGATGAAGTATATCGTGGTGACCGGCGGCGTGATGAGCGGGCTTGGGAAGGGCATCACTATGGCCTCCATTGGCCGGCTCTTGAAGGACCGCGGTTATTCCATCGTTCCGATCAAGATCGATCCGTACATCAATATCGACGCGGGCACGATGAACCCGTATCAACACGGTGAGGTCTTCGTCTGTGCTGACGGCACGGAGGTTGATCTCGATTTGGGCCATTATGAGCGGTTCATGGATATCGAGCTGGGCCGCGAGCACAATATAACCACCGGCATCGTGTATGACGCGGTGATTGAGCGTGAGCGGAAGGGCGAATATCTCGGCCAGACGGTCCAGATCATTCCGCACATCACGAATGAGATAAAGGCGCGTATCCGGGCGGTGGCGGCGGGGAGTGGTGCGGAGATCTGCCTGGTGGAGATCGGCGGGACGGTTGGCGACATTGAGAGCATGCCCTTCCTCGAGGCGGTACGGCAGATGCACGGCGAGGAGGATGAGAACGACTTTCTCTTCGTGCACGTGACCCTGGTGCCGTATACCGCGCTCGGCGAGCAGAAGACGAAGCCAACGCAGCATTCAGTGAAGGCGCTGCGCGAGCTGGGGCTGCAGCCCGATATCATTGTCTGCCGGTGTAAAGTGCCCCTTAAGGATGAGGTAAAGGCGAAGATCGGGATGTTCTGTAACGTGCGAAAGAATGCGGTGATCAGTGCGCGAGACGCGGAGGACATCTACGAGGTGCCACTGCTGCTCGAGCGGGAAGGCATGGCCGAGATCATCATGAGCAAGCTCCAACTGACGCAGGGTGTAGAAGATGCCAACTGGGCGATGATGGTGGCGCGGCTGAAAGAATCGAGGCAAGGGCCGTGCATAACTATCGCGATCGTGGGTAAGTATGCGGAATTAGAGGATTCGTATTTGAGCATCAAAGAAGCGATCAAGCATGCGGCGACGGCAGTTGGGTGCAACGTCATGGTGAAATGGCTCGAGGCGGAGGATTTGGAGGTTGCTGGCGGCTTGGAACCCTTCTTTGAGGGCGTTCAGGGCATTATCGTTCCCGGCGGATTTGGCGGTCGCGGCGTCGAGGGGAAGATCAACGCGATTCAGTACGCGCGCGAGCACAAGATCCCCTACCTCGGGTTGTGCTTTGGTTTTCAGATGGCGGTGGTGGAGATAGCCCGGCATGTCGGGCACCTCAAGGACGCGCATAGTGCTGAGCTCTCAGAAGGGACGCCACATCCGGTTATCGCTCTGCTGGAAGACCAGGAAGGCGTGGATGAGCTGGGTGGCACGATGCGGCTGGGCAACCAGCAAGTCTTCATCAGGAAGGGCACGATCGCAGAGCGGATTTACGGTATGAATAAGATCGTGGAACGGCATCGGCACCGGTACGAGGTGAATCCCGCGTACGTCGAGCAGATCGAGAAAGATGGCGTGGTCTTCTCCGGCTCAGACAGAAGCGGCATGAGAATAGAGATCGTGGAGCTCGAGGGGCATCCATTCTTCTTCGCCACGCAGTTCCACCCGGAGTTCCGATCCCGGCCGAACAAGCCCTCACCACCCTTTAAGGCGTTTATAGAGGCGTGTTTACCGGGTTCCTGCGCACCATGAACCGATCTTTTTGTCTTTGATCGGTACTTTTCTACTAGCATGCTGTTACGCGAGCTCACTGAAATCTACGAGCAGGTCAGAGCAACGTCAAGCACACGGGAGAAGATCACGCTGGTAGCGGATTTATTACGCGGAACGCCCTCGGCGCTACTGCCGCACGTCTGCTACATGCTCCGCGGCCGGCTGTTCCCGGATTATGCGGTGCAGGAGCTCCAAATCGGCTGGTCGAGCCTCTGGGATGTCGTTCGTTCCGTCGTTCATATCTCCGATGACGACCTGAAAGCGGCATACAACCGGTTTGGCGACCTCGGCTCCGCGGTCGAATTGCTCGTAACGGCAAAGCCGAAAATCGCCGTTTCTCTAGTCTCAGAGCCGCTCACCGTCGAGGAATGCTATAGCGCACTGATGAAGATCGCCACGCTCAGCGGTAAGGACTCACTGCGCCGAAAAAGGGCGATACTAACCGGGCTCCTGAACCAGAGCACGCCAGCTGAGGCGAAGTTCATCGTGAAGACGATTACCGGCGATATGCGCTATGGTTTCAAGCACGGCCTGCTGGAAGAAGCGATCGCGCAGGCCTTTTCAGTGGATGTGGCTGTGCTCCGTAAGGCATACATGGTGCGATCAGACATCGGCGAGGTGGCACAGCTAGCGAAAGAGGCGCCTGCAAGGCTGCAAGAGCTCACCATCGTGCTCGGCCGACCGCTGCGCCCGATGCTTGCGGATACCGCAGAGCAGCTCGAGGAAGGGTTCAGACGCTTCGATACCGCGCTCTTCGAGTACAAATACGACGGTGCGCGACTCAGCATCCATAAACATGACGAGTTCGTGAATGTATTCACCCGAGAAGCCGAAGAGGTGAGCCAATCGCTCCCTGAAATTGTTGCTGACGTCCGAAAGATTCCGCATTCATTCATCGTTGACTCCGAGATCATTCCGTTCGAGCACTCGCCGAAAGCATTCCAGGAGCTGATCAAGCGGCTCAGGCGGAAGTATCGCATTGACGAGTTTGCCCGCAAGATCCCGGTAAAAGTACACGTCTTCGACCTCCTGTATCTCGATGGCAAGACGCTCATAGATGTGCCGCTACTTGAGCGGCGTAAGCTGTTGCAGACCGTGATCGCGCCGAGTGAGCATGTAGCAATCGCGACCTATCTCCTGACGAAGAGCGCAGCCGAAGCGCGGATCATGTTCCAGGAGGCGCTCGACCACGGCTCTGAAGGCTTGATGATCAAGAACCCGCAGTCGTGCTACACGCCGGGCAAACGAGGCAGTGCATGGCTGAAGCTGAAGCCTGAGGCTGAAACGCTTGACCTGGTCGTCATAGCGGTCGAGTACGGCCACGGCAAGCGAGCACACCAGCTCTCGGACTACACCTTCGCGACCCGAGACCGGGACGAGAATCTTACGCCGATCATCAAGGCCTTCATCGGCCTGAAAGATGCAGAGATCGTGGAGATGACCGAATACTTCAAGGGCATTGCACGCGAGCAGCGAGGACGAGCCCTGATAGTCGAGCCGCGGGTGGTGGTGGAGGTGAAATTCGACGAGATACAGAAGAGCTCGCTCTACGAGGCCGGCTACGCACTCCGGTTCCCGCGCATCAAACGAATTCGCTGGGACCTCGCGGTCGATGAGATTGATACGATCGAAACGGTCGAGCGACTCTACCAGCGGCAGAAGCGA
This genomic window contains:
- the cofE gene encoding coenzyme F420-0:L-glutamate ligase — protein: MSSRKFVPGSRLEIIGIQGLPEITEGDDLPQLFLDAVQEQQLGLADGDVIVITSKIVSKSEGRVVDLAAVHASSEAERIARETEKDPRIVQLVLEESNIIERLMRNHLIVETKYGFVCANAGVDESNVEAGKAVLLPEDPQESARRLRRELEAQSGKQIAVLIADSFGRAFRDGVTGICVGISGIPALVDRRGEEDRFGKIAQITKEAIADEICAAANLVMGEFQEGVPIAIVRGLVVERAERDIHELLFTREEDLFR
- a CDS encoding [Fe-S]-binding protein, coding for MVKKLAVLDENKCIGCMECMFACSRRVGRGGMNKSAIGVRSAGGIERGFVITACRACKNPPCAKVCPTDALREREGGGIILDEDKCIGCGYCVDACILGAIFWDTEKNKPLVCKYCGKCAEYCVHDVIGLVDVEES
- a CDS encoding phenylalanine--tRNA ligase subunit alpha, which translates into the protein MAEEPERTTALTVTEKKVLLALDRERSRAWDQSALAAETGLNEDAAMQAAFMLAQQGLCEIKGIRKLIQHLTEEGREYAERGLPERRGLELLPLPLEEFKHSFRDEKEANIATNWLLRKGWARFEAKDGEKLLVPTGTTLWESNVDEELLRILHDAKELEESILLDRVKENVTGIADKSLNRVLGELMKKRNLLVSTVQVERTIALTESGHSLVDGGISIEDELSQLTPELLRTGTWRGRTFKTYDVHLPSKREFPAKIHPYQRILDMMRRIFTEMGFTEIKGDLIQSAFWNFDALFVPQDHPAREMQDTFYLGAKQPLDVEERIVTKVKEMHEHGGSLNSSGWGGAWKRELSEELLLRTHTTAVTLWYLASHPEPPVKVFSIDRVYRRETIDPTHLPEFYQLEGIVMDRGVSFRNLLGCLATFYHKMGFPSIRFRPGYFPYTEPSVEVEVYMPEHGWLELGGAGVFREEVTNPIGVQYPVLAWGLGIERLAMLSLGLTDIRDLYRSDIDWLRKTKITQGLHI
- a CDS encoding Trm112 family protein; this encodes MKKELMDILACPACKGDLELSIQAEDEQNEVVTGSLYCRQCDARYPIEDGIPNLLLPKEKRT
- a CDS encoding aldehyde:ferredoxin oxidoreductase; this translates as MQAQDLNKVLYINLTKKDIAVRARPELFSAYLGGTGVAIKLLEEECPPGTDPLSPENPIIFAVGPISGMYPSASKTVAMFKSPLTGNLGESHCGGRSAISIKLAGYGAIVIRGASDLPLYLAIHGDDVHFRNASSIWGVEAHTVGRILREAEPGSGLRSIIRIGRAGEELVRYACVVAETYRHFGRLGLGAVMGSKKLKALVVSADKSAEIPKEKLKAYRAIYDELQEVVVETDAMEKYHDLGTAGKIYDLNKIGGMAYKNLTSAQAPDAVAKELSGENLALKYLSRRVSCAHCPVGCIHLASVREMYEPGYYYKTSTLSYDNETIYALGFMIGVTKAEEYMRLIDLVDRAGLDALSTGVTLAWATEAYERGLISEAQTGGLKLAWGDTETYLTAIKRIVLMPNEFYRDLAQGVEHASRVYGGQEFALAFGGNEMPEYHTGIACYINNLAGARHSHLDSAGYDLDQKLLGKEFTLDEVVDQLLKEEEWRQILSSLVVCFFARKVYTPEVIPKALDAIGIDGWTTEKLEALGREIHRAKMNFKFREGFELDTIRIPKRIFEVPTPHGLLKEDELRNALALYKQRLQAGS
- the pyrG gene encoding CTP synthase (glutamine hydrolyzing), coding for MKYIVVTGGVMSGLGKGITMASIGRLLKDRGYSIVPIKIDPYINIDAGTMNPYQHGEVFVCADGTEVDLDLGHYERFMDIELGREHNITTGIVYDAVIERERKGEYLGQTVQIIPHITNEIKARIRAVAAGSGAEICLVEIGGTVGDIESMPFLEAVRQMHGEEDENDFLFVHVTLVPYTALGEQKTKPTQHSVKALRELGLQPDIIVCRCKVPLKDEVKAKIGMFCNVRKNAVISARDAEDIYEVPLLLEREGMAEIIMSKLQLTQGVEDANWAMMVARLKESRQGPCITIAIVGKYAELEDSYLSIKEAIKHAATAVGCNVMVKWLEAEDLEVAGGLEPFFEGVQGIIVPGGFGGRGVEGKINAIQYAREHKIPYLGLCFGFQMAVVEIARHVGHLKDAHSAELSEGTPHPVIALLEDQEGVDELGGTMRLGNQQVFIRKGTIAERIYGMNKIVERHRHRYEVNPAYVEQIEKDGVVFSGSDRSGMRIEIVELEGHPFFFATQFHPEFRSRPNKPSPPFKAFIEACLPGSCAP
- a CDS encoding ATP-dependent DNA ligase, whose amino-acid sequence is MLLRELTEIYEQVRATSSTREKITLVADLLRGTPSALLPHVCYMLRGRLFPDYAVQELQIGWSSLWDVVRSVVHISDDDLKAAYNRFGDLGSAVELLVTAKPKIAVSLVSEPLTVEECYSALMKIATLSGKDSLRRKRAILTGLLNQSTPAEAKFIVKTITGDMRYGFKHGLLEEAIAQAFSVDVAVLRKAYMVRSDIGEVAQLAKEAPARLQELTIVLGRPLRPMLADTAEQLEEGFRRFDTALFEYKYDGARLSIHKHDEFVNVFTREAEEVSQSLPEIVADVRKIPHSFIVDSEIIPFEHSPKAFQELIKRLRRKYRIDEFARKIPVKVHVFDLLYLDGKTLIDVPLLERRKLLQTVIAPSEHVAIATYLLTKSAAEARIMFQEALDHGSEGLMIKNPQSCYTPGKRGSAWLKLKPEAETLDLVVIAVEYGHGKRAHQLSDYTFATRDRDENLTPIIKAFIGLKDAEIVEMTEYFKGIAREQRGRALIVEPRVVVEVKFDEIQKSSLYEAGYALRFPRIKRIRWDLAVDEIDTIETVERLYQRQKRRI